The sequence AGCAGCAAATGAATACGCTGTTACCGTGGCTGCACAAAGCACTGGTGCCATCCGGCCACGGTCATACTCTGGTGAAGTGGGTAGTGCCGGAATAAGCGACCTATCAGAGCAATTGATGCAATCTTTGCGACAAAGTACTGGCAGGCGTTAAACTCTTAGGCAATTTTTTAAACGATTGGAAACGACCCTGATGACTAAACATTACGATTATCTAGCAATTGGCGGTGGCAGTGGCGGGATCGCATCTATCAACCGGGCTGCTATGTATGGCAAGAAATGTGCGCTGATCGAAGCTAAACAGCTCGGTGGCACCTGTGTGAATGTTGGTTGTGTGCCGAAAAAAGTGATGTGGCATGCTGCTCAAATTGCAGAAGCAATTCATTTATACGGCCCGGATTACGGCTTCGACACCACAGTGAATCATTTCGATTGGAAAAAGCTGATTGCCAATCGTACTGCTTACATCGATCGTATCCATCAGTCTTATGAGCGCGGCTTGGGTAATAACAAAGTGGATGTTATTCATGGTTTCGCGCGTTTTGTTGATGCGCATACCGTGGAAGTGAACGGTGAGAAGATTACCGCCGACCACATCTTGATAGCCACTGGTGGCCGCCCAAGTCACCCCAATATTCCCGGCGCTGAATACGGTATCGACTCCGATGGCTTCTTCGAGTTGGACGAGATGCCAAAACGCGTTGCTGTGGTGGGCGCTGGCTATATCGCGGTAGAAATCGCAGGTGTACTCAATGGGTTAGGTACAGAAACGCACCTGTTTGTGCGCAAACATGCCCCCCTGCGTACTTTTGATCCGTTGATTGTCGAAACCCTGCTGGAAGTGATGAACACCGAAGGGCCAAAACTGCATACTGAAGCGGTACCCAAAGCTGTTATCAAAAATGCGGATGGCAGCCTGACGCTACAACTGGAAAACGGCACTGAAGTGACTGTCGACCACCTGATTTGGGCAATCGGCCGTGAACCGGCGACGGATAACCTGAATCTGCCCGCCAGTGGTGTCAAAACCAATGAAAAAGGCTATATCGAGGTCGATAAATTCCAGAATACTAACGTCAAAGGTATCTATGCCGTTGGCGATAACACGGGCGCTGTTGAGCTAACTCCGGTGGCAGTTGCTGCGGGCCGCCGTTTATCCGAGCGCCTGTTCAATAACAAGCCGGATGAGCATCTGGATTACAGCAACATCCCGACGGTGGTATTCAGCCACCCACCAATCGGCACAATTGGTCTGACTGAGCCGCAAGCACGCGAGAAGTTTGGCGATGATCAAGTGAAAGTGTACAAATCGTCATTCACCGCGATGTACAGTGCAGTGACCCAGCACCGCCAGCCATGCCGAATGAAATTAGTTTGCGTGGGCGCGGAAGAGAAGATTGTCGGTATCCACGGCATCGGCTTCGGTATGGATGAAATCCTGCAAGGGTTCGCTGTCGCCGTGAAGATGGGCGCAACGAAGAAAGATTTCGACAACACTGTCGCTATCCACCCAACTGCTGCCGAAGAATTTGTGACAATGCGCTAAGGTCACCCAAAAAATCGTCAGAGGCTATAATCCGCAGGGTTTATAGCCTTTTTTATTGTTCTTAATTTTATCATCAGGAATATTTTTTACTTTCGCGCGGGCGACTCCCCGCCAGCTTCCAGCCAAAATTCATACCCGCAGCAGCCAGCAAAATTGCGCTAGCACCCGCCATTTGCACGGCGCTCAGGTGGTGATTGAATACTAACCAGTCGACAATAATTGCCACCACCGGATAGATAAAAGAGAGTGCGCCGACCAAGCTGGTCGGGATTTTCTGAATCGCACCATATAGCAACGAAGACATCAACCCGGTGTGGATGACGCCGATAATTAACAGTAATCCCCATGTGCTTGCTGGCAGCGATAAACCAGACCAACTCACAAAAGGTGCCAATAAAATCGCGCCAACCACCAACTGAATCAGCACAATCAGATGCGGCGGCTGGCCTTTTAGGCGCTTGATAATCGCCGCCGTGACCGCATACATAAATGCCGCCCCTAACGCCATCACCACGCCAATGAGGTAGTCGGAACCCAGGGTGATAGCCCCCTGCTGTCCGATAATAATAAGCAGCATCCCGCCAAAAGCCACCAGCAACCAACAAAACGCATTCGCCGTTAATTTCTCACCAAAAAATAGCACGCCCAGCCCAACCAGCATAAAAGGTTGAGTATGGTAGGTCACTGTTGCCACCGAAATGGAAGCATAAGAGTAAGCGCCAAACAGTAAAATCCAGTTCAACACCAGTGTAATACCGCCGATAACGGCAATGGTGATGTGCTGTCGGGTAAGCGCACCGCGCTTGAGCAACCCTAGCATGACGCAGGCCATAAACATGGCGAATGCGCCAAACACGCAGCGCCAGAATACGACTGTTATCGCGGGTTGGCCGGAGGCAATCACCGGCCAGCCGACCGTGCCAGAAATAAGCATGGCTGCAATCATTTCAATTGCACCGCGCGTTTTCACTCTCATTGGCCTTTCTCCGCCATAGTTTTGTCTGGATGCTTTTGTATTTGAATGCTTGGCACTCAACTCAAAAAATATTAAAATGAACAAGTGACTATTATGGTGAACGACAAACAGCTGTTCGTCAAGATGAACAAATAGATGATATGGTGAACAATGACTCATTCTGTGCTTAATAATTCAGACCATGCCGCAACGCCTATTGGCTTGCTTTCTGCTTCTATTCGCCGGGAACGTGAGAAGTTGGGGCTGACGGTAACAGAATTAGCTAAACGTGCAGGTATCGCGAAATCGACGTTATCGCAACTGGAAGGCGGGGCCGGTAATCCTAGTCTGGAAACCCTCTGGTCGCTAGCCATGGCACTGGATGTCCCGGTCAGTCGGTTAATCGCCCAACCGCGCCTACATGTTCAGGTGATCAGAGCGAATGAGGGCATTGCAGCCGTTTCTGAACAGGCAAATTACACCGCTACGTTACTCGCGGCCTGCCCTGCGGGTGTACAGCGCGATATTTATCGGATTAATGTTCAGCCCGGTGAACCCAGGCGCTCCCGCGCACATATGCCCGGCACCATTGAACATGTGATTATCGGCTCAGGGAGAGCCAGAGTCGGGCCGGTTGATCAGGCAATTGAATTAAGTAGCGGCGATTACATCAGTTATTCCGCTGATGTGGAGCATATTTTTGAAGCGCTGATGGCGGATACTACTGCGGTAATGATGATTGAGCACGCATAGCATTGATGGAATATATGACACAGAAAAGCCATTTACGGGCGGTAGTTCACCAATTTGGCCCCGCCAGCGAATGTGTTCAGTTGGAATCCTATACACCCGCCCTGCTTAATGCCGGTGAACTGCGGGTAAAAATGCGCTACAGCACGATTAATCCATCAGATCTGATTACCATTTCTGGCGCATATTCTGCGCGAACTCAGTTGCCACTAGTGCCCGGCTTTGAAGGGATGGGTGTTGTTGAGTCCGGTGGCGAATTTGTTGGCCAACGTGTGCTCCCGCTGGGGAGTGCTGGCGCATGGCAACAATATAAGCACTGTGATGCACAATGGTGTTTTGCCGTGCCCGACTGGCTCACCGATGAACAAGCCGCCACCAGCTATGTTAACCCGATGACCGCCTGGCTGATGCTAACAGAGACTCTCGCCGCCACTGCTGGAATGAAGATTGTGATCAGTGCGGCTAACTCGACGATTGGCTTGATGCTGATCAGAATGGCAAAGCTGTTGGGCTTGACAGTCACAGCGGTTGTCCGTCGTGCGGGGGTTGAAAGCGCATTTGAACATGCTGAACCCGATGAACTGCTTATCTTGCCGGATGCGGATAGCAGTATTTCTGTCAGCACAATACGCGCCATCAGGAGTGCTGATGCCGTGCTCGATTGTGTCGGAGGTAATAGCGCCATGAGGTTGGCAGAGAGAGTTCGGCAAGGTGGTGAATTTATCTCTTACGGGTTACTTTCTGGTGAACCAATCCCCCTTTCATTCTGGCAATATCGGCCCGATATTCGCTTTAGTTATTTCCATTTACGCCAATGGATTCATAACGCAGGCCGTGACGCGCTGGCAACTAAGCTGGACGAAATCTTCCCTTTAATTCGCGAGGGTATCGCCAGCTCACAAATTGCGGGGGAATTTGCTTTGAATGAACTGCCCGTTGCATTAAATGCCATCAGCCAGAATTTTTCTCAGGGTAAAGTTCTGATTCGCTGTAATAGCTAAAATAAAACAGGCCAGAACTCAATACTAGCCTGTTAATTACTTTTTAACTTTATTAATCAGAAACTTACTTTTACACCGAGGTTGCCGGTGTAACCGTCCATTTTACCGTCAAAAGCACGTTGGTATTTGGCATCGGCATAAATATCAACGTTATTATTCACTTTAGCGGTCACGCCAGCGCCACCTTGCCAGTAGGTTTTACTGAATTCAGGGCGGAAGCGGGCTGTATCAACAGTAACCTGTGGATTCTGACCCAATTGGTAAACCACATCAGCAGATAGATAAGGTTTAATCGTTTGCTGTTTGGTGGCCTCACTGAAAACTCGCATCCCAGCACGGGCCTGCCCGACAGAATAGGATGTACCGCTCACACCAGAAATGTCGTCACTGAAACTGTTCAGATTCAGATATTGATATTTCAGTTGCCCTTGAGGTTCTACCTTCCAGCTTCCCGCAAGGGAATACGCCTGACCGACTTCGGCGGAGAGCGCCACACCATAGCCATTTTGTTTGGCGTCATGCTGGCTTTGGTAATTGTTGCGGTATAACGTTCCTTGCCCGACGAGATCAACATAGCCGCCTTGCTGGGTCACCATTTGATAGTAACCGCCTAGCCCATAGGCATCTGTTTTAATTTTTCCGGTATTGATTGAAAGGTCTGAGCGCAGCGCCCTGGCCGTATCTTGAGTATCCGTATCCTGTTTACCCAATGTCACCATTACACCGGCCGTCACTTCAGTTCCCGCTGCATTTTCAGCCTGATAAAAATCATGTCCTAACTGCGCAAACCAGATATCGGAATCGTAGTTAAAACGGCCGGCCTCAAACTTATTATGTTGGCCACTGATTCGGCCCCAAGACCCCTGGCTAAAGCCATTCGCGGAGCCACTTACGCCCCCTCGGCGCTCATGTAAGCTACCCAAAGTGGTAAAACCGTAGAAAGCATTTAACCAAGGAGCGGCAATATAACCCGGTACTTCTTGGCGATAAGCAATCACCGGTGTTCCTGGGTCAACTGGAACTATCGGGTCCACTGGCGCTTCTGGGTCTACTGGAACTATCGGGTCTACTGGCGGCGCTATCGGGTCGACAGGGATAACAGGAGCCAAGTTAGATTGTAAATTCCAGTTGTGCGCATCAAGTTGATACAGGAAATATTCATAAGCACCGGCAACCACTGAATCGTTCATCGCAAAATGGCCAGTGCTACTATCACCATCAACAGTAATCAGATTAATACCGTTTCCGGTCGTCAAAGCCCCCAAACCACCCTGATTAATAACCTGTACGGCATGGCTACCCTGTGCATCACCTATCACATGCAGTTTATCTGTTGGAGAACTGTCATCGCCCAATTGTGCATTAAAGGTCAATGTACTATTGCCGGTTAAATTGCCATTCACGGTTAACGTACTGAAACTATATGGTGTACGAGCCTGAATACGACTGGCGGCTTGAGTAAAGTTTATCTGCCCCAATACATTCATTGACTCAACATCAGCATCGCCTGTCAAATTCCAAATACTGCTGTCATCGATATCAATACTCTTGGCATTACGGGCAGCACCCTGCCAAACCGAATTATTTTTCAGCGTGAGGTTAACATTGTTATTGTCATCGGCTTGAATATCGCCAACCAACACAGAATGGTTATCAGCATTCAGATTCACATGACTAACAAGGTTCAATGGCGCAGAAACGGTGCCGGTATTGGTCGAGGCATTCACCAGCAAGCCGTTACCGCCACTCAGTTGCGAACCATTTTTCACATCAATATTAATGCTTGCGCCATAAGCCCGCACCCCCGCCCCCTGCTCACTGACGACTTGGGCATTATCCAATGTAGCCTGACTATAATCAGTCGTTGAACTGGTCGCGTAGATCCCACCGGCATTCACACCAGTGGTATTGATTTGGCTATCCGTCAACAAAATGCTGCTCCTGGTTTGCAACCACAAAGCATAAGCACTGGCACCGGTGGATGTTCCGGTCATATTTTTGACATTAAGAGAGGAACTGGCAAAGGTCCCAAGAACCATACCGGAGTCACCCGTGGTATCGACTGTCGCCCCATCAAGATTGAGGTTACCGCCCCGAGCTGCGGTGGTGCCTATGCTGCCGACCCCCGCAGTCGAAATAGTCATATTGGTGGCATTAAAAATCGATTCTGAGTAAATACCATGCGAACTATTTCCGGTCGTTTTGACGACGGTGTTGTCAACAACTGCTTTGCCTCGGTTCTCAATAGCCGTGGCACCATCTCCCTCAGTAATCACTTCAGAGTGGCTAACTTTCACTGATGACGTATTATCCGGCACCCAAATTCCCATGGCGTAAGTGCCTTGGGAGTGGTAGGAACCACCATTAATCGTGACATCAGCATTCATATTAACGTTAACCATCGTTGCGGTGCCGCTGCGAGAAATCGCATTGATGTTATTTAAGATGATTACTGCTTTATTGGTCGAGCTGTTGCCCATTGCACGCAATACCGCGCCAGAAGCTAAATCAATATTGGCATTACTGACTGTGGCCGAGCCTGTAATATCAAGTACCTGATAAATATTTCCCGTGGCCGTCAGGCCATCCATCGTTATACTCGAACCCCGGCCGACACTCACACCGGCAGAGCCATTGGTCATATTAATAGTTGTGTCGTTCAGAGTAGCATTTACGCCACCATCACCAATATAAACACCCGTACCACCGCCAACCCCGGTATTATTAATCACATTATTCGCACCGGTTAATGTGCTGCCCAAGTCACTCAAATAAATACCATAACTGCCACCACCACCGGCGTTGAATATCGAATTATTCAGTATTAATGCCGTTCCAGATTTTCCTGAAATCCCGTAAGCAGATGTCCCACTGGTCGTTATTTCAGTACCATTAATTTCGGTGCGACTCCCTAAGCCTGTAGAGGAAATGCCATAACTTTGTTGGCCTACAGTGGTAATTGTCCCATCCTCTACTATCACCGTGCCTTTATTATTACTGATGCCATAGGCGACTACACCTTGAGTATTTATCGAGGAGCCGTTCAAATGCAACGAGCCGCCATTAGTGACATTAGCACCATCAGCGCCACGGCCCGCCGTATTGATAGTGAGGTCAGATTCGCCCGTGATGGCGCTATCAGGCCCTTGAACAGCAACTGCTGACAGGTAGTCACCGTCAGTACCATACTCACCAGAAATGGAAGTGGAAGTACCATCCGTAACACTTATAGTTTGAGCGGCCCAACTATAAATAGGGCTAAAAAGAGGAATGAGAAGGCTGGCCAGCAGCGTTTTACGGAAGCAGGGTAAGAGTATTATGTTATTTATGTTCATGTTCACAACCTGGTTTTACAAAGAAATATCAAATAGAGAAATTATTTATGGGTCTTGTTTTGCTTGTATTATTTATATTTATTCGCGAGGTTTAACTTTAAGAAATAATTAACCTAGCGCATTAGTAATATATGTATTAAAAAAGACATTTAATATGGGAACACGCCACGCCATTTGTAGGTAATT comes from Yersinia canariae and encodes:
- the gorA gene encoding glutathione-disulfide reductase: MTKHYDYLAIGGGSGGIASINRAAMYGKKCALIEAKQLGGTCVNVGCVPKKVMWHAAQIAEAIHLYGPDYGFDTTVNHFDWKKLIANRTAYIDRIHQSYERGLGNNKVDVIHGFARFVDAHTVEVNGEKITADHILIATGGRPSHPNIPGAEYGIDSDGFFELDEMPKRVAVVGAGYIAVEIAGVLNGLGTETHLFVRKHAPLRTFDPLIVETLLEVMNTEGPKLHTEAVPKAVIKNADGSLTLQLENGTEVTVDHLIWAIGREPATDNLNLPASGVKTNEKGYIEVDKFQNTNVKGIYAVGDNTGAVELTPVAVAAGRRLSERLFNNKPDEHLDYSNIPTVVFSHPPIGTIGLTEPQAREKFGDDQVKVYKSSFTAMYSAVTQHRQPCRMKLVCVGAEEKIVGIHGIGFGMDEILQGFAVAVKMGATKKDFDNTVAIHPTAAEEFVTMR
- a CDS encoding zinc-dependent alcohol dehydrogenase family protein, whose amino-acid sequence is MTQKSHLRAVVHQFGPASECVQLESYTPALLNAGELRVKMRYSTINPSDLITISGAYSARTQLPLVPGFEGMGVVESGGEFVGQRVLPLGSAGAWQQYKHCDAQWCFAVPDWLTDEQAATSYVNPMTAWLMLTETLAATAGMKIVISAANSTIGLMLIRMAKLLGLTVTAVVRRAGVESAFEHAEPDELLILPDADSSISVSTIRAIRSADAVLDCVGGNSAMRLAERVRQGGEFISYGLLSGEPIPLSFWQYRPDIRFSYFHLRQWIHNAGRDALATKLDEIFPLIREGIASSQIAGEFALNELPVALNAISQNFSQGKVLIRCNS
- a CDS encoding autotransporter outer membrane beta-barrel domain-containing protein, translated to MNINNIILLPCFRKTLLASLLIPLFSPIYSWAAQTISVTDGTSTSISGEYGTDGDYLSAVAVQGPDSAITGESDLTINTAGRGADGANVTNGGSLHLNGSSINTQGVVAYGISNNKGTVIVEDGTITTVGQQSYGISSTGLGSRTEINGTEITTSGTSAYGISGKSGTALILNNSIFNAGGGGSYGIYLSDLGSTLTGANNVINNTGVGGGTGVYIGDGGVNATLNDTTINMTNGSAGVSVGRGSSITMDGLTATGNIYQVLDITGSATVSNANIDLASGAVLRAMGNSSTNKAVIILNNINAISRSGTATMVNVNMNADVTINGGSYHSQGTYAMGIWVPDNTSSVKVSHSEVITEGDGATAIENRGKAVVDNTVVKTTGNSSHGIYSESIFNATNMTISTAGVGSIGTTAARGGNLNLDGATVDTTGDSGMVLGTFASSSLNVKNMTGTSTGASAYALWLQTRSSILLTDSQINTTGVNAGGIYATSSTTDYSQATLDNAQVVSEQGAGVRAYGASINIDVKNGSQLSGGNGLLVNASTNTGTVSAPLNLVSHVNLNADNHSVLVGDIQADDNNNVNLTLKNNSVWQGAARNAKSIDIDDSSIWNLTGDADVESMNVLGQINFTQAASRIQARTPYSFSTLTVNGNLTGNSTLTFNAQLGDDSSPTDKLHVIGDAQGSHAVQVINQGGLGALTTGNGINLITVDGDSSTGHFAMNDSVVAGAYEYFLYQLDAHNWNLQSNLAPVIPVDPIAPPVDPIVPVDPEAPVDPIVPVDPGTPVIAYRQEVPGYIAAPWLNAFYGFTTLGSLHERRGGVSGSANGFSQGSWGRISGQHNKFEAGRFNYDSDIWFAQLGHDFYQAENAAGTEVTAGVMVTLGKQDTDTQDTARALRSDLSINTGKIKTDAYGLGGYYQMVTQQGGYVDLVGQGTLYRNNYQSQHDAKQNGYGVALSAEVGQAYSLAGSWKVEPQGQLKYQYLNLNSFSDDISGVSGTSYSVGQARAGMRVFSEATKQQTIKPYLSADVVYQLGQNPQVTVDTARFRPEFSKTYWQGGAGVTAKVNNNVDIYADAKYQRAFDGKMDGYTGNLGVKVSF
- a CDS encoding DMT family transporter gives rise to the protein MRVKTRGAIEMIAAMLISGTVGWPVIASGQPAITVVFWRCVFGAFAMFMACVMLGLLKRGALTRQHITIAVIGGITLVLNWILLFGAYSYASISVATVTYHTQPFMLVGLGVLFFGEKLTANAFCWLLVAFGGMLLIIIGQQGAITLGSDYLIGVVMALGAAFMYAVTAAIIKRLKGQPPHLIVLIQLVVGAILLAPFVSWSGLSLPASTWGLLLIIGVIHTGLMSSLLYGAIQKIPTSLVGALSFIYPVVAIIVDWLVFNHHLSAVQMAGASAILLAAAGMNFGWKLAGSRPRESKKYS
- a CDS encoding helix-turn-helix domain-containing protein translates to MTHSVLNNSDHAATPIGLLSASIRREREKLGLTVTELAKRAGIAKSTLSQLEGGAGNPSLETLWSLAMALDVPVSRLIAQPRLHVQVIRANEGIAAVSEQANYTATLLAACPAGVQRDIYRINVQPGEPRRSRAHMPGTIEHVIIGSGRARVGPVDQAIELSSGDYISYSADVEHIFEALMADTTAVMMIEHA